Below is a genomic region from Gadus macrocephalus chromosome 14, ASM3116895v1.
cacaaatacacacgcctAAAATCATCTCCAACCTAAACCACAGAATAGGACATTTGTCAATAAGACCGATATGAGCGTTTTCCCACATCGACTGGTCAAAGGAACCAGCAATACTTCATCTGGCAGTCGAGTTTCTGTCTGCAAAAATTGGTCCAGTGTTTAGAATTCAGTAGCATCGAGGGGTGAGGGTGCAGATTGCACCAACTGAATTCTACCCATTTGCTCCTATATTTCCAATGACTCACCGTGGCCTCTGCTGGCCTTTGTTGTGTAGCACCGTAATAAAGCTGATTTCATATGGGATATTTTCAATTAGGTACATAATGCTTTCCCTAACCTAGAGATAAAATGAAGAACTTCATCAATGGGGGTACAAAATTCCCATTCGCTTATTTTATCTTGTAAGTGAGTTTTGCAGGCCCCTTCTGGCCCGAACTGGAAAAAATTGTACACCTGCCTACACACCTAAAGGAACATGTTTCTATTTCCATCACGGAAATGGAGATCCTGAAACTGCCCATTTACTTTTGCCCTTGAGACCGATCAGAATGTGGTTTACAAGGCTGTTTTTGAGATAGTAAAGGtccttattatatattatattatatttccaACGCATTTCAATGCGCATTGATGATACTTTGTAAGTCACTTCCTGTTGATAATTCATAATCGTATATGTCCTTGAGGCTCTTAAGAAGAACCCCAGGTCCGGCTCCCAAGTGTCCTTGACCCCTAATTTGAATAGTCGTATGCCCTCTTTTATGCAAAACAGTTCCCTTCACCCCAAGTGCCCCAAAGAACCCTTTGTGTTTTCATCCCTTGTTCCAGTGACAGCAGTGTCCACAGCATCCACTAAATTGATGATAGAAAACATTGCATTATCTAACAAACTAAACATCAGCTGATCTGGGTTGTCTTGGACCTATTTTGTGTTAAGGTTGAAGATCACGTTTGcctaaacacacaaatacaggaatacacacagacacatttgcATGAACAGATGTGCATGAAACACAAGTATGTGaacgccgacacacacacacagattcaagcgcataaacgcacacatacacacaaacaaatatacacacgcagacagatacagacataaacacaaagaGTTTACACATATGTGTACAAATGCACATATTTACTGAAATGCTAATATAAAAGTTTCCTGCTTCAAACAGTAAAATACCATAGTGCTATATGCTGTCTCTGATCGGCTCAAATCAGATCAGTACCATCTCACTTGTGACTTGACATCTCACTCTGGTTGACAAGTGTGCCAACCAGAAAGGGCCTTTCTGTGTGGTGTTGTCTCTGTAGATTCAGGCCGCGGTTGATTGTTTTTTGCTTAGGAGGTACTTCATTGCTTTCTTTCTTATCTCCTTTAGCATGGGGTAAACTAGAGGCGACTATCCTTTACAGAAGGAGAATAGATAATGCATTCCCACAATTCCTTTCAGCAGCAAAATTCAAAGTGATGCACCTTTCGGCGTTTCATGAAGACGATCAAACGATTAACATGACCAACAACACTTCCATAACATCCGCCATTGCATAATAACATAGCCTGGTGTAAATGCAGGCAAATGCCTTTTTTCAAAGTCCTTATAAATACTTCGTCACATCTTTCTTTGTTCTCACAATGTTTTCCATCGAGGTCAAGGAAAAGGGGTTAGGAAAAGACATAGGAGGTCATTTTATTATTCAACCGCAAACTGAGTTAAATCCCGTTACATCAGCCCCTTGTGGCACTTATTCCCTCCAAACTATCCCTGGAAAGGGATAGtttttccttctccttgtcCTTTAGAGGGCAAGGCTAAGGGGTTGTATTGTGCGGGCCTGTGCAGCTCTTTGCGACTAGAACTGTGATCAAGGGATAGCCACATAAAACTGACTTGAAATGACATTTTGTTTGAGAGGTTAACATTGTTTCCTTGCCTGGCAGATCCACATGAAGACCATGCCAGCTGCCATGTTCAGACTGCTTACTGGACAGGAAACACCAATATTCATTtgaaggaagggggagggaccaTGCATAACTCATCAAGCCGACAGCTAGGATTGGTCTTCACAATCCCAAGGTGCAACCCTAGCGGACCAATAAGGACAGCTTTTTCCCCTGGACAACAAAACAGATTGAAAATTATTTTCCTTCAATGTTTATCCTCCCATTCTGTGCAAACATGTCAGGGCTTCCCACACCCATGCTCTCCTCGTCGAACATGCCGGGAGTGATGAGGTCACCAACACATCAGGTGGTTGAGAGCGAGCAGGCATTTGTTTCTGTTTATGTTCTACTTCTGTTGGGAGTGCGATAATTTTCCTGTGCTTCTACTGTCTCGATGTCAGttctgttgtttatttattttaaccatgtaaatagtggcTGACGTCTGTGAGAGAAAGGTTGAAGGTCAAACATAAAGAAAGGAAAGGGTTGAGTGTGTAAATAGGTGAGCTGGAAAACACAGGTATGCTTTGTCTTTATTTAATGAGATTTTAGAACCGTACTGTGAACCTACAGCGCGAAGTATCGCGCCAATGAGTTTGTATGCTAACGTGCTAATCTGCAGATGGACAAGGAGGTCTCAGCAGAGGCTAACCGGGAGCAACGGCCATTTTGTTACAGATACGACTACTACTAGTTTAGGCCAATAGAAAAAAATTCCAACTCTGGAATGGACATCACAAAAGGGATCCTCACATAATTTACCGTTCCCATGAATGGATCGACGACGCCTCATTTCAATAAGATGCGATGCAACTTCAAGAACATTTACAATAATAACTTAGCTTTTGACATCGAGGTCATTCTTTTGAAAAAGATCAAGTTTTAACATTCTTCTTTTTAAGTGACtaatctgtgcgtgtgtttctgtaccTGGGTATGTGTACTTATTTGTTGTttctggtgggggggaggggaggagtgtACTGTGAATGTATTGTTTTATGTGAGCTCTGTTGTCATCAGCAGTACAAGAATGTCTTTACATAAGGATTAAAATGTCTAGTATATTGTGCCCATGTCTCACTCACGTTTTAGTATCTGCTAGCACACAACTTCCTGTCAAGAgtgtgagaaagaaagagctATTTAATTGCACTGTGGCAGAAAAAACAGCTGTCCTACTTTGGAGTTATGGcttataaagaaaaaaaaagactgaaaaCCCTACGCATACAAACATCTTCTGTGTGCATGCCTCTGTGTGCAATAACTATCAGTAATTTCTGCAAGATAATAAAACGGAACCAATTTGACTCAGTTTACCTGGATGCTTATTTAATCTTTGGTTCCAAACCCTTTATGGGCTCCAAACGTATAACATTGTTATGCAGTGTAATGTGTATCGTTATTGCAGATGTTATCCATCAACATATGCAAGTTATGTCCCAATTAAGTTGTTGGTAGTAATTTGCTTTTGTCAAAGAGTCATTAGGCTGCTCTTGGTCATAATGAATCTAACACATTTAGCTTATATGACTGAATCTCCCACAATATGCATTTCAAGCAATCGCAACCCGCAGGTTTGGAAACACCGGCACTCTTTTGATTGTCTCGATCTGTCTGATTATCTATGGAATGGCTTATGAAATCTTGTGACTTGAGTCCCCTAATGCCCATTTTAAATAATGCAGGTAAGTAACCAAATGGGATCACATGGTATTTACTAAACATTTATTAATGTCATTCATTTATTCTGTTTCGGATGTAAAAAGGcagtatttacattttttaggaaatcaaaatgaaatgaagaaCACGGGTACATCTGGACAATCATGTtcatttcagtgtgtgtgtatgtctctgacTGTGGCTGTTAGACTGTGTGTCTCTTCTAGCATCATCATGGCGTTTGGTCGCTTTGATCACACTTCAGCATGACCTTGACCCCGTGACCTTGGCGTGTGGTCTCAAAGGCCTGAGCGGCCTCCTCCAGGGGGAAGCGGTGGGTCACCAGTGGCTTCACGTTCACCTTCCCCGACGCCAGCATGGCGATGGCCATGGGCCAGCTGGTGAcacacccaaaacaacacccattACTGACACAATTCCCATATTGTATGAGCTCAAAGGTATAACTATGGATGCCCACTCAGTCATGGACGGGCAGGCAAAAGTAAACCTCAGGTTGAGGATGGTTagttgtttgtgttgtattcAGATAGAGTTAATACAAGATAATACAACGCTATTTGATAATACAGATGTTAGAGCAAGGATGAGGCTGGGTGCTGGATGATAATGCTAATATATAAATTGTCCAAGATAATgtagtcattgttattgttagcctCTTTAGCATAACAGCCCGAAAACAAACCACAAAACTTTACATTGCATTGCACGCATAGCAAggccgtgcaatgcataaattggggaccggattaaagcagtaATGTAAGTGTGTAAGGTctttacgggcgcagccatctttgtttggCTCGCTGAACTCGGTGGACACTCAGCAGCCCGAGTGgatacgaccaaaagggggcgtgcctctggTTGATGTCCCAATTGGCAACTCATGCGAGGGGTGTGCATCGCGAACACACCACGAGCTCTGGGATGAGGTGAGCTTACGTATTGCAGTAGCGGAACACCCCGCGGATGTCCACCTCACGGACCGCGGCGTTGACCAAAGGAACGCTGGCCATCTCTGCACCCAGACCCACCAGGACCACCACACCGCCAGACCGGGTAGCCTGTCACAACAACACCAGCTGGTCATCCATCCTTTTACCCAGCTAGTTAAGAAACATGCAGTAAGATAGGTCTTTTCCGGGGCTCCAATTTATCTTATTACTATAGTCCACTATAGAAATACAGACCACTGTTTTATGACAGGAAGATTTGTCTAATGAAACTAGATAATGATATGATAATTTAATTGATACTTTATACATCACATATAAACACAGAATAaacattgatatatatatagggtttATGTACATAGATGGCGGTTTGTATGCTGCTCTCCGCTCCGGTGCACTCTATGGTGACGTGTGGCTGATGCCCCAGCCTTCCCGCCACTCGCTGGGCTACGTCCTGTGCCGAGTCCTCTCTCGTCACCAACAGTGGAAAGTCAGCCCCTACCTCCTGGGCCATCTTCAAACGCTCCGAGGATAGATCTAGAAAGGAGGGCAAGTTCAATGACAGCCAATGACACTAATGTGCAACAATTCTGTAAAatatttgttgtgttttcttcttGAGTGTatgttttattgtgttttgttgtatacctctgtcttggccaggtctctcttATTAAATAGATCTCAATGACACCAACCTACCTGGTTTACATGGtgaaaaataagtacaaataagTGCAGTACAATTtagtttattatatttatattatacctgTGATGACAACCACTGAGGCACCCATTGCTTTGGCCACAAGCAAACAGACCAGCCCAATAGGCCCTGGTGGTGTAGGAGAACAACACAACGGTGAAAGCTTTTAATAAACATGAGTTGGACCACTGATGTGGTCTG
It encodes:
- the sord gene encoding sorbitol dehydrogenase; this translates as MENNLCVVLHSKGDLRLEERPIPEPGPNDVLLRMHSVGICGSDVHYWQHGRIADFVVKQPMVLGHEAAGRVVKVGSAVKHLNVGDRVAVEPGVPREMDDFLKSGRYNLSPTIFFCATPPDDGNLCRYYKHCANFCYKLPDNVTFEEGALIEPLSVGIHACHRAGVTLGTTVLICGSGPIGLVCLLVAKAMGASVVVITDLSSERLKMAQEVGADFPLLVTREDSAQDVAQRVAGRLGHQPHVTIECTGAESSIQTAIYATRSGGVVVLVGLGAEMASVPLVNAAVREVDIRGVFRYCNTWPMAIAMLASGKVNVKPLVTHRFPLEEAAQAFETTRQGHGVKVMLKCDQSDQTP